TTCGCACCGGATCAGCATCCGGACCAAGCTCGGACTGACGGGGGAGAAGGTCAATCTCCGCTCGCATCTTCTTTCCATGACCTGACAGGGTGAGCCTTTTCCCTTCGCTCCCGCCCGGGCGGGAGAGGCAGAACGGCGGAAACGTGGACAGCAGCCTGGAAAAAGAGAGAGCGCGTTATCTGGCCCGTCTCGGGGAACTCTTTGACGTCTCCGTTTCCGACGCCCGGGGCATCGTCGAGGCATTCCACGGGGAGATGGCCCGCGGCCTGGTGGGAGAACCAAGCTCCCTGCGGATGATTCCCTCCTTTATGGGCCGGCCGACAGGCCGGGAAAGGGGCCGCTACCTCGCCCTCGACCTGGGCGGGACGAACTGCCGCGTCCTGGAGGTGGTGCTCGACGGGCGGGGCGGGGCTTCCGTTGCGGCGGCGGGCCGGTTCGTGATTCCGCGGGAGTGCCTGTGCGGACCCGGCCGGAAGCTCTTCGATTTCCTCGCCGGGTGCGTTGACTCCTTTCTCCGGGAGCATCCCCCGGAACGGCGGCGGGAGCCGGTCCTGGCCTTCACGTTCTCCTTCCCCGTGGAGCAGCGCTCCGCCGTCTCGGGCACCCTCATCGGCTGGACGAAGGCCTTCACGGCCCCGGGCGTGGAGGGCGAGGACGTTGCGGCGCTTCTCGCCGCGGCGATGAGAAGCAGGGGGCTTGAATCCATCCGGATCGCGGCCCTGACGAACGACACCGTGGGGACACTCCTGGCCGGGAGCTATGCCGATCCTTCCTGCGACATGGGAGTGATCCTGGGAACGGGGACGAACGCCTGCTACCCCGAAAGGGCCGACCGGATCCGGAAGCTCCCGTGGACGGGAGCGGCCGGCGAGATGATCGTCAACCTCGAGTGGGGCAATTTCCATCGGCTCACGGCCAACCGCTTCGACGACCTCCTGGACGAAGCCTCACCGAATCCCGGCCGGCAGCGGCTCGAGAAGATGGTGTCCGGGATGTACCTGGGGGAGCTCGCGCGGCTGGCCATTCGCGAGATGATGGAGAGGGGCCTCCTGTTTCCGGGGGGGGCTGGAACGGCGTTCTCCGTGCCGTACGGCCTGACGACGGAGCAGCTGCTTCCCGGCGGAGGCGCACAGGCGGATGGTACAGCCCCCGGCCTCGGCGATGCCGGGGAAGACGACCGGACGGCGATCCGCGAGATCGGACGGCTCGTCACCGGCCGGTCCGCGCGGCTTGCCGGCTCGGCCATCACCGCCGTCCTTACCTGGATGGATCCGGACATGAAAGCCGGCCACGCCGTGGCGATCGACGGGGCGCTGTTCGAGCACAACCCGGGATACCGGGCCGGAATCTCGAAGACCCTGGACGACCTCCTCGGCAGCCGGGCGGCGGCAGTCCGGCTCGTCCTCACGAGGGACGGATCGGGAATCGGATCCGCCATCGCCGGCGCTGTGGCATCCGTCGGTGGAGGCGGCCTTCCGTGAGACGGACTCCACACATGATAAAACGGCGGTTCGCTTTGATCCATTGGCGGCGCCCGGTCCGGGAGGGACCATGAAATTCGAGACGTACCGCATCTCCGAGGAGATCAAGGAAAACCTGGCCCGTCTGGGCTTCCGGAAACCGACGGACATCCAGTTCCGGGCCATTCCCTCCATCCTGAACGGGGAGGACGTCCTGGCCGTCGCCCAGACGGGAACGGGAAAAACCGCGGCCTTCGCCATCCCCATTGTGGACCGGATCCAGCGCACCAGGAGCAGCCGGCGCTCCGGCGGCATCCGGTGCCTTGTCATGGTGCCGACCCGCGAGCTGGCCCTGCAGATCGGGGAGGTATTCACCAGCCTTGCCCGGCACACCGGCGTGAAGGCGTTTGCGCTCCACGGCGGCGTGGAGCAGGATTCACAGGTCCGGCGGCTCCAGGGCGGCATCGATGTCCTCGTGGCGACCCCGGGCCGGATGTTCGACCTCATCCATCAGGGACACCTCCGCCTGGACGGCATCGACACGCTCGTCCTCGACGAGGCCGACCGCATGCTGGACCTGGGGTTCATCCGGGATATCCAGTCGGTGAAGAAAAAACTCACCCGGCCGCACCAGACCCTGTTCTTCTCGGCCACCATCAACCCGGAGATCAAGAAGCTTGCGTTTTCACAGGTGAAAAGCAACGCCATCCGAATCCAGTTTTCTCCTGACGATCCCGTTTCGAAAAACGTCTCCCACGCGGTCGTGTTCGTGGAGATGGACGACAAGCGGTTTTTCCTGGAGCGGTTCGTCCGGGAGCACCCCGACAACAGGCTCATTGTTTTTGTCCGGACCCGCGTCCGCGCGGAGCGGGTTGTGAAGGTCCTGGAGAGGGCCGGGATTCCCGCGCTCTCCATTCACGGCGCCAAGGACCAGGACGAGCGAACCGCCGTCATGAAGCGTTTCCGGGACGGGGAATGCGGCATCCTTGTCGCCACGGATGTCAGCGCGCGGGGGATCGACGTCCCCGGCGTCGATTTCGTCATCAACTACGATCTGCCGGAGCGGGCGGAGAACTACGTCCACAGGGTGGGACGGACCGGGCGGGGCGTGAAGAAGGGAGTGGCCTTCTCGCTCTGCAGCGCCGGGGAGAAGCCGCTCCTGGACGAGATCCGGCAGTTCCTGAACCGGGAGATCGAGGTGATCCGGGTCGACAGAGACGACTATGCCGGGCCCGCCGGCCTCTCCGGCCGGGAGACCGATCTGCGGGCGATGATCCTGGAGCACGAGGCGCGGCTCCGGAAAAAAGGAAGAAAGAAGAAGTC
This DNA window, taken from Syntrophales bacterium, encodes the following:
- a CDS encoding DEAD/DEAH box helicase, with the translated sequence MKFETYRISEEIKENLARLGFRKPTDIQFRAIPSILNGEDVLAVAQTGTGKTAAFAIPIVDRIQRTRSSRRSGGIRCLVMVPTRELALQIGEVFTSLARHTGVKAFALHGGVEQDSQVRRLQGGIDVLVATPGRMFDLIHQGHLRLDGIDTLVLDEADRMLDLGFIRDIQSVKKKLTRPHQTLFFSATINPEIKKLAFSQVKSNAIRIQFSPDDPVSKNVSHAVVFVEMDDKRFFLERFVREHPDNRLIVFVRTRVRAERVVKVLERAGIPALSIHGAKDQDERTAVMKRFRDGECGILVATDVSARGIDVPGVDFVINYDLPERAENYVHRVGRTGRGVKKGVAFSLCSAGEKPLLDEIRQFLNREIEVIRVDRDDYAGPAGLSGRETDLRAMILEHEARLRKKGRKKKSSGGGTR